One window of Methanomassiliicoccales archaeon genomic DNA carries:
- the ugpB gene encoding sn-glycerol-3-phosphate ABC transporter substrate-binding protein UgpB, with protein sequence MIKRLFSFMCLIAVLGFIGLAQVPEGRIELELWLSLRGPLFDAFAAEAMRFNEAQNVYWVTPIWKGTYPEVLSALIAAVRAGEQPHIVQIFEAGTAIMMFGLKDFVYPVQDLMAEHGVAFEPKVYIPAVVGYYSLPDGQLGALPYNSSTAVLWYNKDAFRKAGLDPENPPRTWGEVKKAAEAIKATGAAEIPLSAAWPTWTLFEQMAAIHNVPFATKANGFEGLDTQLLLNTEFFAKHLNFLLDMAEEGLFVYGGRDAEADGLFPAGKAAMLLASSGLRARIEAEAEFEYGCTFLPYHDDVVDKPYNSIIGGAALWAMKNPKFTEEEYRGMALFFDFLTRAENVAWRHMTTGYMPITSTAYLLTKAEGYYDKKPEAEIPVLQLMRTPTTEYTRGLRLGNLPAIRVIMYEELEAALMRKQTAEEALTRMVERGNELLREFEALYGE encoded by the coding sequence ATGATCAAACGGTTGTTTAGTTTTATGTGTCTTATTGCGGTTTTAGGGTTTATAGGGCTGGCTCAAGTGCCAGAGGGTCGAATTGAACTCGAATTGTGGTTATCCTTACGCGGCCCCTTGTTTGACGCTTTTGCCGCGGAAGCGATGCGCTTTAACGAAGCACAAAATGTGTACTGGGTGACCCCGATTTGGAAGGGAACCTATCCGGAAGTGCTCTCTGCTTTGATTGCTGCAGTCCGTGCTGGCGAACAACCACATATCGTGCAGATCTTCGAAGCCGGGACAGCGATAATGATGTTTGGGCTGAAAGATTTTGTATATCCAGTACAAGATCTAATGGCTGAGCACGGTGTTGCGTTTGAGCCAAAAGTTTATATCCCCGCAGTGGTCGGCTATTACAGCCTCCCCGATGGTCAACTTGGGGCTTTGCCTTACAACTCTTCTACCGCTGTACTTTGGTACAATAAGGACGCATTCCGCAAGGCTGGCCTTGACCCAGAAAACCCGCCGCGAACCTGGGGTGAAGTGAAAAAAGCTGCAGAGGCCATTAAAGCCACTGGTGCTGCTGAGATTCCTCTCTCGGCTGCCTGGCCAACTTGGACACTTTTCGAGCAGATGGCTGCGATTCATAATGTGCCGTTTGCTACCAAAGCTAATGGGTTCGAGGGACTCGATACGCAACTTTTACTCAATACTGAATTTTTCGCGAAACATCTAAACTTCTTGCTCGACATGGCCGAAGAAGGGCTGTTCGTGTACGGAGGCCGAGACGCTGAAGCCGACGGGTTGTTCCCTGCCGGCAAGGCGGCAATGTTGCTTGCTTCTTCCGGCTTGCGAGCTCGCATTGAGGCCGAGGCTGAGTTTGAGTATGGTTGTACCTTCCTTCCATATCATGACGACGTCGTCGACAAGCCTTATAACTCAATAATTGGAGGCGCGGCGTTGTGGGCAATGAAAAACCCCAAATTTACAGAGGAGGAATACAGAGGTATGGCTTTGTTCTTTGACTTTCTTACTCGTGCAGAGAACGTCGCGTGGCGACATATGACAACCGGCTATATGCCCATCACCTCCACAGCGTATTTGTTGACCAAGGCAGAGGGATATTATGATAAAAAGCCTGAGGCCGAAATTCCAGTCCTTCAACTTATGCGCACACCCACTACTGAATATACTCGGGGGCTTCGCTTGGGGAACTTGCCGGCTATCCGAGTAATAATGTATGAGGAACTTGAAGCTGCTTTGATGAGGAAACAAACCGCTGAAGAAGCTTTAACCAGGATGGTCGAACGCGGCAATGAGCTCTTGCGTGAGTTTGAAGCTCTTTACGGTGAATAG
- a CDS encoding ABC transporter permease subunit, translated as MRQEPVFRNKLLPYLLVLPQVILAIIWFIWPSVEAFYQSFYRSDPLGIRRIFVGFEQYVRLFSDVSFLSTLRVTVIFSAVVTIFSMGIGLFLAIMAERQICGKWFFRTLLIIPYGIAPAIAAVLWRFLLAPGIGMVARFVTHNLKLYWDYRLNETQAMLFVIIVAIWARISYNFIFYSAALQGIPKSVVEAAYIDGGSRWKTFWFIIFPLLSPTSFFLLVVNSVYSLFETFGIIDTLTHGGPSGATEILVYRIYRDGMVNLNVNKAAAQAVLLLIFSVILSVLQFKVIERKVHYA; from the coding sequence ATGAGGCAAGAGCCGGTATTTCGCAATAAGCTGCTGCCTTATCTCTTGGTACTTCCGCAGGTCATTTTAGCGATAATATGGTTTATCTGGCCTTCGGTAGAGGCTTTCTACCAATCGTTTTATCGTAGTGATCCGTTGGGGATTAGGAGGATTTTTGTAGGTTTTGAGCAGTACGTACGATTATTTTCTGACGTTTCTTTTCTTTCCACATTGCGTGTGACAGTGATATTTAGTGCGGTGGTTACGATTTTTTCCATGGGTATTGGTCTATTCTTGGCAATAATGGCTGAGAGACAAATTTGTGGAAAATGGTTCTTTCGTACTTTACTCATAATTCCATATGGAATTGCTCCGGCCATAGCAGCGGTATTATGGCGGTTTCTCCTTGCACCTGGAATTGGGATGGTTGCAAGATTTGTTACTCATAACCTTAAGTTATATTGGGATTACCGTCTTAACGAAACTCAAGCAATGTTGTTTGTAATTATAGTAGCAATATGGGCTCGCATTTCTTATAACTTTATTTTTTATTCCGCAGCTTTACAAGGAATTCCTAAATCTGTTGTTGAGGCCGCTTATATTGATGGAGGAAGCCGATGGAAAACATTTTGGTTTATTATCTTTCCACTTCTTTCTCCTACTTCTTTTTTCCTTTTAGTTGTGAATAGTGTTTATTCTTTATTTGAGACGTTTGGAATTATTGATACACTTACTCATGGCGGACCATCTGGAGCTACAGAAATTTTAGTATATCGTATTTACAGAGATGGCATGGTAAATTTAAATGTAAACAAAGCGGCTGCGCAAGCAGTTCTGCTTTTGATATTTTCGGTAATTTTATCTGTGCTTCAGTTCAAAGTGATTGAGCGGAAGGTGCATTATGCGTAA